Proteins encoded by one window of Scatophagus argus isolate fScaArg1 chromosome 8, fScaArg1.pri, whole genome shotgun sequence:
- the tpk2 gene encoding thiamin pyrophosphokinase 2, whose product MASCAWSEKMLHLLRRMNSFYMPGSCRANCFRFEIDEVQVGWIPPNVASLLTRYPEVFDAPQDGAVSLCHSLDSYERRSEAVDAVLQTLRQEASLTCLKGWRDEKYSVMPKFSDSPLMCMERAATSLFGVKRYGVHLNGYTVSDSGDVSMWLARRSPTKQTYPGLLDNVAAGGLAAGFGIKQTLVKECQEEACIPAAIADKAHSVSTVSYTYYDEDGVFAESQFVFDLELPLDFKPSVGDREVQDFYLLPIDKVKELLATDDFKPNSAMVVLDFLIRHSFIEPDTEPCYQEFVAGLHQTLE is encoded by the exons ATGGCCAGCTGTGCTTGGTCAGAAAAAATGCTCCATCTCCTCCGCCGAATGAATAGCTTTTATATGCCAG GTTCCTGTCGTGCTAACTGCTTCAGGTTTGAGATAGACGAGGTACAAGTAGGTTGGATCCCTCCCAATGTAGCTTCACTGTTGACACGATATCCAGAGGTGTTCGATGCGCCACAAGATGGCGCAGTGTCACTGTGTCACAGTCTGGACTCATACGAGAGGAGATCTGAGGCTGTGGATGCCGTCCTGCAAACTCTGAGACAGGAAGCGTCCCTAACCTGCCTGAAAGGATGGAGAGACGAG AAGTACAGTGTGATGCCAAAATTCTCTGACTCCCCTTTGATGTGCATGGAAAGAGCTGCTACAA GTCTTTTTGGGGTGAAGCGATATGGAGTCCACCTCAACGGTTACACTGTCAGTGACAGTGGGGACGTCAGCATGTGGTTGGCACGACGCTCCCCCACTAAGCAGACGTACCCCGGACTGCTGGACAATGTG GCAGCAGGTGGTCTGGCTGCTGGTTTCGGCATCAAACAAACGCTGGTCAAAGAATGCCAGGAGGAAGCGTGTATCCCAGCAGCTATTGCTGACAAGGCTCATTCTGTAAGCACAGTAAG CTACACCTACTATGATGAAGATGGGGTGTTTGCAGAAAGtcagtttgtctttgatttGGAACTTCCTCTGGATTTTAAGCCCAGCGTAGGGGATAGAGAAGTGCAAGACTTCTACCTCCTGCCAATAGACAAG GTAAAAGAACTGCTGGCCACTGATGACTTCAAACCCAACTCTGCTATGGTGGTCTTGGACTTCCTCATTAGACACTCATTTATTGAGCCAGACACAG agccATGCTATCAAGAATTTGTGGCAGGACTCCATCAGACACTCGAGTGA
- the rhoaa gene encoding rho-related GTP-binding protein RhoA-A: protein MAAIRKKLVIVGDGACGKTCLLIVFSKDQFPEVYVPTVFENYVADIEVDGKQVELALWDTAGQEDYDRLRPLSYPDTDVILMCFSIDSPDSLENIPEKWTPEVKHFCPSVPIILVGNKKDLRNDEHTRRELAKMKQEPVKSEEARDMANRINAFGYLECSAKTKDGVREVFEMATRAALQAKKRGKKSGCLLL from the exons ATGGCTGCAATCAGAAAGAAACTAGTGATAGTTGGTGATGGAGCCTGTGGCAAGACCTGTCTGCTCATAGTGTTCAGCAAAGATCAGTTCCCCGAGGTTTACGTGCCCACAGTGTTTGAAAATTATGTGGCAGATATTGAGGTGGATGGTAAACAG GTGGAGCTGGCTCTTTGGgacacagcaggacaggaggacTATGACCGCCTGAGACCTCTCTCCTATCCAGACACAGATGTAATCCTCATGTGTTTCTCCATTGACAGCCCTGACAGTTTGG AGAATATTCCAGAGAAGTGGACACCTGAGGTCAAGCACTTCTGTCCCAGTGTGCCCATTATTCTTGTGGGAAACAAGAAAGACCTGCGAAATGATGAGCACACACGTCGAGAGTTAGCTAAGATGAAACAG GAACCAGTGAAGTCAGAGGAGGCAAGGGACATGGCTAACCGGATCAACGCCTTTGGTTACTTAGAGTGCTCAGCCAAGACAAAGGATGGTGTGAGGGAGGTATTTGAGATGGCCACCAGGGCGGCGCTACAGGCCAAGAAACGAGGCAAAAAGAGTGGCTGCCTTCTGCTTTAA